The Mesobacillus jeotgali genome window below encodes:
- a CDS encoding alkaline phosphatase family protein: protein MTTRFLKVIILFIIFSSINMTLAKAETDRQVILISFDGMRNDLTRTYVKNGKLPNIKNVIEKGTIAKYAKTVSPSLTAPSHAAIATGATPLKTSIVSNAWQQKDASLTNQKSAFLSEFEVDPLWVAAREQGKTTATVAFAGANPSTGRQADYTIYYGDTWSSSKQEKFRFSEASGWSNKPESFSPLMETSFTIKVEDGKNKEMQILAFDTTNDQKKNYDRYIVSDNKSIDHSGVNTKDWGSVSIQVDENQTAGFWFKFTSIDPALDKEAVMYRSQVTSGLIDGPNGFAARIKEEFGFFPPQDDDTALENGWITRKEYEEISERFVNWVTDVSLFIKDEYQPDLLMFYAPQIDLQEHKYLLTDPRQPDYSTEKSKKYMEYIEWSYKVADKVVGKTVQSLDENDNLFIVSDHGMEPAHSALEPNKILKDNGLLVLNAEGEIDYRKSKAIAISSGSAAHVYINLQSREKHGVVPEEDYEQIRDDIIKAFEGVQVNRNENGPVIKHHLKGIWSSTMNLSFNGLQEDTKSLLGYLTNAKVHPYQDIKKITQKEDLKDRNAGDVLLLAAPGYIMGEGISKIVKPTTELGTHGGNPERERLKAVFMAWVQIFRLASR from the coding sequence ATGACAACAAGATTTTTAAAAGTAATCATCCTATTCATTATTTTTTCAAGCATCAATATGACACTTGCAAAAGCAGAAACAGATCGCCAGGTAATCCTTATTTCTTTTGACGGCATGCGGAACGACCTCACAAGGACTTATGTGAAGAACGGGAAACTGCCTAATATAAAAAATGTGATTGAGAAAGGAACGATCGCTAAATACGCTAAAACTGTAAGCCCGTCACTTACAGCCCCATCACATGCAGCGATTGCCACAGGAGCGACTCCGCTGAAAACATCAATCGTCAGCAATGCCTGGCAGCAGAAAGATGCATCATTAACGAACCAGAAAAGTGCCTTTCTAAGTGAATTTGAGGTTGACCCTCTTTGGGTAGCAGCCAGGGAGCAAGGGAAAACGACTGCAACAGTGGCTTTTGCTGGAGCAAATCCTTCCACAGGTAGGCAAGCAGACTATACGATATATTACGGAGATACTTGGTCTTCCAGCAAACAAGAGAAATTTAGATTCTCAGAAGCATCAGGCTGGAGTAACAAACCAGAAAGCTTTAGCCCGCTGATGGAAACATCCTTCACCATCAAGGTCGAGGATGGCAAAAACAAAGAGATGCAGATACTCGCATTCGATACAACCAACGATCAGAAAAAGAATTACGACAGATACATTGTTTCAGACAATAAATCAATTGATCATAGTGGAGTAAACACAAAAGATTGGGGCTCGGTCAGCATCCAGGTTGATGAAAACCAGACTGCTGGTTTTTGGTTCAAGTTCACATCCATCGATCCAGCATTGGACAAAGAGGCGGTCATGTACCGATCACAGGTAACATCAGGTTTAATTGATGGACCAAATGGATTTGCAGCACGGATTAAGGAAGAATTTGGATTTTTCCCGCCTCAAGATGATGACACCGCCCTTGAGAATGGCTGGATAACGAGGAAGGAGTATGAAGAAATATCGGAGAGATTCGTAAACTGGGTAACAGATGTATCACTTTTCATAAAAGATGAGTACCAGCCCGATTTGCTGATGTTTTACGCACCGCAAATTGATCTTCAGGAGCATAAGTACCTTCTGACAGATCCAAGGCAGCCTGATTATTCAACTGAAAAATCCAAGAAGTACATGGAATATATCGAATGGTCCTATAAGGTTGCTGACAAGGTCGTTGGGAAGACTGTCCAATCCCTGGACGAGAATGACAATCTCTTCATTGTTTCGGACCATGGAATGGAACCGGCGCATTCAGCTCTTGAGCCTAATAAGATCCTAAAAGACAATGGTCTTCTTGTGTTAAATGCTGAAGGAGAAATAGATTATAGAAAGTCAAAAGCAATAGCGATATCGAGTGGTTCAGCAGCCCACGTATACATCAATCTGCAATCGAGAGAAAAGCATGGAGTCGTTCCTGAAGAAGACTATGAGCAGATTCGTGATGACATTATCAAGGCGTTCGAAGGTGTACAAGTGAATAGGAATGAAAATGGGCCAGTCATCAAGCATCATCTAAAGGGTATTTGGAGCAGCACCATGAACTTATCTTTTAACGGATTGCAAGAAGACACAAAGAGCCTGCTTGGCTATCTGACGAATGCCAAAGTACATCCCTATCAGGATATCAAGAAAATTACCCAAAAAGAGGATTTAAAGGACCGGAATGCCGGGGATGTTCTGCTATTGGCTGCTCCAGGATATATTATGGGGGAAGGCATATCAAAAATCGTAAAGCCAACAACGGAGTTAGGGACGCATGGCGGAAACCCAGAGCGTGAAAGACTTAAAGCGGTATTCATGGCATGGGTGCAGATATTCAGGCTGGCAAGCAGATAA
- the qoxC gene encoding cytochrome aa3 quinol oxidase subunit III, translated as MSAKVNAALPLEYQTEQNRMNILGFWVFLGAEIVLFATLFGVYGVLGERYAGGPTQKDIFIVRDVMIQTFLLLTSSFTMGISIFEMRRSNRKGMLMWLIFTLLLGGGFLFMEIREFMHYVHEGATMQTSAFLSSFFVLLGTHGLHVTIGIGWAILLIIQILKRGLTTVTARKAFIFGLYWHFLDVVWIFIFTFVYLQGLVM; from the coding sequence ATGTCAGCTAAAGTCAATGCCGCATTGCCGCTTGAATACCAGACAGAGCAAAACAGGATGAATATCCTCGGTTTCTGGGTCTTCCTTGGTGCGGAAATCGTGCTCTTCGCTACCCTTTTCGGAGTATATGGAGTGCTCGGTGAAAGGTATGCCGGCGGACCGACACAGAAGGATATCTTTATTGTAAGAGATGTCATGATTCAAACCTTCCTGCTTTTGACAAGCAGTTTTACAATGGGAATTTCGATCTTTGAAATGCGCCGCAGCAATAGGAAAGGCATGCTTATGTGGCTGATTTTCACACTGCTTCTTGGCGGCGGATTCCTTTTCATGGAGATTCGAGAGTTCATGCACTATGTCCATGAAGGTGCAACGATGCAGACAAGTGCGTTTCTTTCCAGCTTCTTCGTTTTGCTAGGAACACACGGGTTGCACGTCACAATCGGAATTGGCTGGGCGATCCTATTGATCATCCAAATATTGAAGCGAGGACTGACAACTGTGACAGCCCGCAAAGCATTCATCTTCGGACTGTATTGGCACTTCCTTGACGTTGTTTGGATCTTCATCTTCACATTTGTTTATTTGCAAGGGTTGGTGATGTAA
- a CDS encoding TraB/GumN family protein: MGEENITRIEMNGKEYILIGTAHVSKHSAEQVKEVIEAERPDSVCVELDEQRYQTITEGSKWQEMDIIQVIKEKRASLLLMNLAISSFQNRMAKELGIKAGQEMIQGIESAKEVGAELVLADRNIQITFSRIWGNLGLKGKALLLSQIITSIFSRDSISEEELEKLKEQDTINAMLNEFTETFPRLKKPLIDERDQYLAQKIKDAPGEKIVAVLGAAHVPGIKEEIKKEHDLKKLRAIPPKSNWPKVIGWSIPVLILAIIAYTFFANPSAGYSQTISWILWNGSLSALGAAIAMGHPLTIVTAFIAAPITSLNPLLAAGWFAGLAQAYVRRPNVKDFETLSEDVFSFKGFWRNKVSRILLIVVLSNLGSSLGTFIGGADVIRVFIENL; the protein is encoded by the coding sequence ATGGGCGAGGAAAATATTACGAGAATAGAAATGAATGGCAAGGAATACATACTGATTGGAACTGCACATGTCTCTAAACATAGTGCTGAGCAGGTTAAAGAGGTAATTGAAGCAGAGAGACCGGATTCTGTCTGCGTCGAGTTGGACGAGCAGCGATATCAAACGATCACCGAGGGCTCAAAGTGGCAAGAGATGGATATCATCCAGGTCATCAAAGAAAAACGGGCTTCCTTATTATTGATGAATCTGGCTATTTCTTCTTTCCAAAACCGGATGGCAAAGGAGCTTGGCATCAAAGCAGGGCAGGAAATGATTCAGGGAATAGAATCCGCAAAGGAAGTTGGAGCAGAACTTGTCCTGGCAGATCGCAATATCCAGATTACTTTTTCCCGTATCTGGGGCAACCTTGGGTTAAAAGGGAAGGCATTATTGCTAAGCCAAATCATTACGAGCATCTTCAGCAGGGACAGTATCTCGGAGGAGGAACTGGAAAAGCTCAAGGAACAGGATACCATCAACGCGATGCTGAATGAATTCACCGAGACATTCCCTCGTCTGAAAAAGCCATTGATTGATGAGCGTGATCAGTACTTGGCACAGAAAATCAAGGATGCACCTGGAGAAAAAATCGTCGCTGTCCTTGGAGCGGCACATGTACCGGGAATCAAGGAAGAAATCAAAAAAGAGCATGACTTGAAGAAACTAAGAGCGATCCCGCCGAAATCCAATTGGCCTAAAGTCATAGGCTGGAGCATTCCTGTATTGATACTCGCTATTATCGCCTATACTTTTTTCGCTAATCCATCTGCAGGTTATTCACAAACGATCAGCTGGATTTTGTGGAACGGCAGCCTTTCTGCACTGGGAGCAGCGATTGCGATGGGACATCCACTGACGATAGTGACTGCATTTATAGCGGCGCCTATCACTTCATTAAATCCTTTGCTCGCCGCAGGCTGGTTTGCCGGTTTGGCACAGGCGTATGTACGCAGGCCGAATGTTAAGGATTTTGAGACACTATCTGAAGATGTGTTCAGTTTTAAAGGATTCTGGCGAAACAAAGTCAGCCGGATATTGCTGATCGTCGTACTTTCGAACCTTGGAAGTTCCCTCGGTACCTTCATTGGCGGCGCCGATGTCATCAGAGTCTTCATCGAGAATCTATAA
- the qoxA gene encoding cytochrome aa3 quinol oxidase subunit II: MKKSKLFLVSLTSIMAMLLLSGCENNMVVFNPEGPIARQILELINFSIALMLLVTVVVFGLFGFIVWKYRERKENMDYEPPEEHGSTVLEIIWTVIPILIIVALTIPTVKTIYAIDEVPKGYENEEPLVINVTSADWKWIFSYPEQGIETVNYVNIPEDRPIDFRLTSAGTMQSFWIPALAGQKYTMAKAETQLYLVADNPGSYVGKNTNFNGQGYAGMEFEVLSQTQKEFEQWIKDVKETAPKMTLEEYEKMLEPSHLGRKTFSNTHLEWVDHSDPHSKNYTNPEMYDRGHGWPGKIFEDKDNYKNKDGNTEHSNHENNEDMNHKESETEDSHGGDHSGH; the protein is encoded by the coding sequence ATGAAGAAATCAAAATTATTTTTGGTCTCCCTCACCTCAATCATGGCTATGCTGTTGCTTAGCGGCTGTGAAAACAATATGGTGGTTTTCAACCCAGAGGGACCAATCGCAAGGCAAATTCTTGAGCTAATCAACTTTTCAATTGCTCTGATGTTACTAGTTACAGTCGTTGTTTTCGGTCTATTCGGATTCATCGTCTGGAAGTATCGTGAACGCAAAGAAAACATGGATTACGAGCCGCCTGAAGAACATGGCAGCACAGTATTGGAAATTATCTGGACAGTGATTCCGATTTTGATCATTGTTGCTTTGACCATCCCTACGGTCAAAACAATTTATGCGATAGATGAAGTACCAAAAGGCTATGAAAATGAAGAACCTCTGGTCATTAACGTGACATCTGCTGACTGGAAATGGATCTTCAGCTACCCTGAACAAGGAATCGAAACAGTCAACTATGTGAACATTCCTGAAGACCGCCCGATTGATTTCAGGCTGACTTCCGCCGGCACAATGCAAAGCTTCTGGATTCCTGCATTGGCAGGACAGAAGTACACGATGGCAAAAGCTGAAACACAGCTTTATCTGGTCGCAGACAATCCTGGATCCTATGTCGGCAAGAATACGAACTTCAACGGCCAGGGATATGCGGGCATGGAGTTTGAAGTACTTTCGCAAACCCAAAAGGAATTTGAACAATGGATTAAAGATGTAAAAGAAACAGCGCCAAAAATGACATTGGAAGAGTATGAGAAAATGCTTGAGCCTTCCCACCTTGGCCGCAAGACATTCTCAAACACGCACCTTGAGTGGGTCGATCACTCTGATCCACATTCAAAGAACTACACAAATCCAGAAATGTACGACAGAGGACATGGCTGGCCAGGAAAAATCTTTGAAGACAAGGACAATTACAAAAATAAAGATGGAAACACTGAGCATTCAAATCACGAAAACAATGAAGATATGAACCATAAAGAATCTGAAACTGAAGATTCACACGGGGGTGACCACAGTGGGCATTAA
- a CDS encoding heavy-metal-associated domain-containing protein, translating into MQEKTFRISNLHTTEDAEKLTEAMLHVWGISQAEASSQHKTVSIMFDERMASPADFEQAVREAGFELMSE; encoded by the coding sequence GTGCAGGAAAAGACTTTCAGGATCAGTAATTTACACACAACCGAAGATGCCGAGAAACTCACCGAGGCAATGCTTCATGTCTGGGGAATTTCCCAGGCTGAAGCCAGCTCGCAGCACAAAACTGTGTCCATAATGTTCGATGAAAGGATGGCATCCCCGGCTGATTTTGAGCAGGCAGTGCGTGAAGCCGGCTTTGAACTAATGAGTGAATAA
- the qoxB gene encoding cytochrome aa3 quinol oxidase subunit I: MGIKWDEFFVTGDPLIFASQIGIALTMVGALAGITYFKKWNYLWTEWFTTVDHKKIGIMYILLGVVMFLRGGIDGLMMKGQTAVPENDFLNAQHYNEVFTTHGVIMILFVAMPLLIGLMNFVIPLQIGARDVAFPQLNALSFWLTVSGAALFNISFIIGGSPDAGWTSYFPLAGKEFSPGIGNNFYAVALQIAGAGTLMTGINFVVTVLKMRTKGMTLMKMPMFTWTSFITSIIIVASFPIFTVALALMTFDRTFGTHFFTISGGGMDMLWANLFWLWGHPEVYIVVLPAFGMLSDIISTFARKTLYGYKSMVISIVMISVLSMLVWVHHFFTMGNSAGVNSFFSITTMAIAIPTGVKVFNWLFTMRKGRIKFTTAMLWALAFVPNFVIGGVTGVMLAMAAADYQYHNTLFLVAHFHYVLIPGVVFPIFAGLYFWWPKMFGYMLNEKIGKWHFWLFVVGFNVTFMPMFFLGLDGAVRRAYTYSAETGFGPLMMISAVGSVILAAGFAALVYNIYWSARNADRNIGNDPWDARTLEWATATPVQHYNFASLPEVTKLDAFWHMKKTDELQPLTEDEIEEIHLPSNTWIPIYMGVVFGISGFLLVFEWTIAAGIAALGIFAGLAFRSFDYDEGFHVHKDEIFETESKWRKGANKGVKNHVS; the protein is encoded by the coding sequence GTGGGCATTAAATGGGATGAATTTTTTGTAACCGGTGATCCACTGATTTTCGCGTCGCAAATCGGGATTGCCCTGACAATGGTCGGTGCGTTAGCCGGAATCACTTATTTTAAAAAATGGAATTACCTATGGACAGAGTGGTTCACGACTGTTGACCACAAGAAAATCGGGATTATGTATATCCTGCTTGGCGTCGTGATGTTCCTCCGCGGCGGTATTGATGGCTTGATGATGAAAGGCCAGACAGCCGTTCCGGAAAATGACTTCCTGAATGCCCAGCACTATAACGAGGTATTCACCACTCACGGCGTCATCATGATTCTATTTGTTGCGATGCCGCTTCTGATCGGTCTCATGAACTTTGTGATTCCGCTGCAAATCGGAGCGCGCGATGTTGCTTTTCCACAGCTGAACGCTCTTAGCTTCTGGCTTACCGTCAGCGGTGCTGCGCTGTTCAATATATCATTCATTATCGGGGGTTCTCCTGATGCCGGCTGGACTTCCTACTTCCCTCTTGCCGGGAAGGAATTCAGTCCGGGTATAGGAAATAACTTTTACGCAGTGGCCCTGCAAATTGCGGGTGCCGGTACTTTGATGACAGGTATTAACTTCGTTGTCACAGTGTTAAAAATGAGAACTAAAGGCATGACCTTGATGAAGATGCCGATGTTCACATGGACATCATTCATCACATCGATTATCATCGTAGCCAGCTTCCCTATTTTTACAGTAGCGCTTGCCTTGATGACATTTGACCGCACATTCGGTACACACTTCTTTACCATCTCCGGCGGCGGTATGGATATGCTCTGGGCGAACCTGTTCTGGCTCTGGGGACATCCAGAAGTTTATATCGTAGTGCTCCCGGCATTCGGTATGCTGTCAGATATTATTTCGACTTTTGCCCGTAAAACTTTGTATGGCTATAAGTCGATGGTCATTTCGATTGTGATGATTTCGGTTTTAAGTATGCTTGTATGGGTTCACCACTTCTTCACAATGGGAAACAGTGCAGGAGTAAACTCCTTCTTCTCGATCACAACAATGGCAATTGCCATCCCGACCGGGGTCAAGGTATTCAACTGGCTGTTTACGATGAGAAAAGGACGGATCAAATTTACGACGGCGATGCTCTGGGCACTTGCGTTCGTACCTAACTTTGTTATCGGCGGTGTGACTGGCGTCATGCTGGCAATGGCTGCTGCTGACTATCAGTATCACAATACGTTATTCCTGGTAGCACACTTCCACTATGTACTGATTCCTGGTGTAGTGTTCCCTATTTTTGCAGGCCTTTACTTCTGGTGGCCTAAAATGTTCGGATATATGCTGAACGAAAAGATTGGTAAATGGCACTTCTGGTTGTTCGTAGTTGGCTTCAACGTGACATTCATGCCAATGTTCTTCCTTGGACTAGACGGTGCGGTCCGCCGCGCGTACACATACTCAGCTGAAACTGGGTTCGGTCCATTGATGATGATTTCTGCTGTTGGATCAGTGATTCTTGCGGCAGGCTTTGCGGCTCTTGTGTACAACATTTATTGGAGCGCACGTAATGCTGACCGCAATATCGGCAATGACCCATGGGATGCAAGAACGCTTGAGTGGGCTACGGCTACACCCGTACAGCATTATAACTTCGCTTCCCTTCCTGAGGTTACGAAGCTTGATGCCTTCTGGCACATGAAAAAGACTGATGAACTTCAGCCTTTGACTGAAGATGAAATAGAAGAAATCCACTTGCCAAGCAACACATGGATCCCGATTTACATGGGTGTCGTGTTTGGAATTTCAGGATTCCTGCTAGTATTTGAATGGACAATCGCAGCCGGTATTGCCGCACTTGGTATTTTTGCCGGATTGGCTTTCCGTTCATTCGATTATGATGAAGGCTTCCATGTTCACAAGGATGAAATTTTTGAAACAGAAAGTAAATGGAGAAAAGGCGCGAACAAAGGAGTGAAGAACCATGTCAGCTAA
- a CDS encoding GNAT family N-acetyltransferase, which translates to MMKFVKSNPAQIPVEMEIMNSHPDYNLLSEGKRILDEKDLMEEHEEGKELEKERYLIEAEGKLIGIIDFIMRNPRDGKPWLGLLIIHKDWTRKSIAEKALAMYENMMVDRGISEVRLGCFAANQPGLSFWAKQGFQQLKQIQFRDKPLWVMEKKL; encoded by the coding sequence ATGATGAAATTTGTCAAAAGCAATCCGGCTCAGATTCCAGTAGAGATGGAGATCATGAATTCTCATCCAGACTATAATTTGCTTTCGGAAGGTAAGCGGATATTGGATGAAAAAGATTTGATGGAGGAGCATGAAGAGGGGAAAGAACTCGAGAAAGAGAGGTACCTAATAGAAGCAGAAGGAAAACTCATTGGAATCATTGATTTTATCATGAGGAATCCCAGAGACGGAAAACCATGGCTTGGCCTGTTAATTATACATAAAGACTGGACTAGGAAGTCAATCGCGGAAAAAGCCCTGGCTATGTATGAGAATATGATGGTAGACCGTGGAATATCGGAAGTACGATTGGGATGTTTTGCTGCAAATCAACCTGGATTGTCGTTTTGGGCAAAACAGGGGTTTCAGCAATTAAAACAAATACAATTCCGTGACAAGCCATTATGGGTCATGGAAAAGAAACTATAA
- a CDS encoding H-type small acid-soluble spore protein has translation MDLQRVKEILSAQDEVSVHYHGVPIWIESIDSTSSMAVISSRGTQEERQLVSIDSLAE, from the coding sequence ATGGATTTGCAAAGGGTAAAAGAAATCCTGTCTGCCCAAGATGAAGTCTCTGTCCACTATCATGGAGTACCGATTTGGATTGAAAGCATAGATTCTACTTCAAGTATGGCGGTCATTTCGTCACGAGGAACCCAAGAAGAAAGACAGCTTGTATCGATCGACAGCCTGGCAGAATGA
- a CDS encoding YdhK family protein, with product MKLNKKLLMVLLSMTTALFLTACTGEEEKSSNENHNSHGNMEHSGSGDLPEGLQEAANPAYKVGSKAIITDDHMPGMKGAEATIVGAYDTVVYSLSYDPTNGGDRVEQHKWVIHEELLEAGDEPLKPGDEATINTDHMEGMHGAKAVIDTAEEMTVYMVDFTPTDGSEKVTNHQWVTEDELSPAK from the coding sequence ATGAAATTAAACAAGAAGCTTTTAATGGTACTGCTATCAATGACAACAGCATTATTTTTAACTGCCTGCACCGGTGAAGAGGAAAAGTCCAGCAATGAAAATCACAACAGCCATGGAAATATGGAGCATTCAGGATCGGGCGATTTACCTGAAGGATTGCAGGAAGCCGCGAATCCAGCATACAAAGTTGGCAGCAAGGCAATCATAACTGACGATCATATGCCTGGCATGAAAGGGGCAGAAGCGACGATTGTCGGTGCCTATGACACCGTCGTCTATTCATTATCTTATGATCCGACGAATGGGGGAGATCGTGTAGAACAGCATAAGTGGGTCATCCATGAGGAACTGCTTGAAGCCGGAGACGAACCATTAAAGCCAGGGGATGAAGCAACCATCAATACCGATCATATGGAAGGAATGCATGGAGCAAAGGCAGTCATCGATACAGCTGAAGAAATGACTGTGTATATGGTTGATTTCACGCCGACTGATGGGTCTGAAAAAGTTACGAACCATCAATGGGTGACGGAGGACGAACTTTCTCCTGCTAAATAA
- a CDS encoding DUF2935 domain-containing protein, translated as MISLWDEHSFWIEMLQDHAFFVRDGLSPVESEYVEIANQFIGLYDNLLAKLQTIPRDADYQDSQMIDFSRRAWKLAKNYYDFEGTLQSLRIDNKVNLNLSPTYLNGTLSENQEYLRILSYLVQGQEPVPLTITQIMDLWLEDQLGHAVLFENLLDPIEVGANTAAQEFKRRFQLYIVQNHHLKNYLRVKQPGFARQQEFIYEVGMTTLEMNQFIKQMVAKYKGDTLLNKSNLRFLEHHFPETCYFLASLSYYEPRLQALVGNCSLSKPSF; from the coding sequence ATGATTTCTCTTTGGGATGAACATTCATTTTGGATTGAAATGCTGCAGGATCATGCTTTTTTTGTCAGGGATGGGTTATCGCCAGTCGAGAGTGAGTATGTAGAAATCGCCAACCAATTCATCGGCTTATACGACAATCTTTTAGCTAAGCTACAAACTATTCCTCGTGATGCTGACTATCAGGACAGTCAAATGATTGATTTTTCAAGAAGAGCATGGAAGCTTGCTAAAAATTATTATGATTTTGAAGGTACTTTGCAGTCTCTCCGGATCGACAATAAAGTGAACTTGAATCTGTCACCTACTTATCTAAACGGTACTCTTAGTGAAAACCAGGAATATTTAAGGATTCTAAGCTATCTCGTACAAGGTCAGGAACCAGTTCCGCTGACTATTACTCAAATAATGGACCTTTGGCTCGAAGATCAGCTCGGGCACGCTGTGCTTTTCGAGAATCTGCTTGACCCAATTGAAGTGGGAGCAAACACGGCCGCGCAGGAATTCAAACGAAGATTCCAGCTGTATATCGTCCAAAACCATCATTTGAAAAATTACTTAAGAGTAAAGCAGCCAGGCTTTGCCCGACAGCAGGAATTTATTTATGAAGTCGGAATGACCACCCTGGAAATGAATCAGTTCATAAAGCAAATGGTGGCAAAGTATAAAGGAGATACTCTTTTGAATAAATCCAATCTACGGTTTCTCGAACACCACTTCCCTGAAACATGTTACTTTCTCGCCAGCTTAAGTTACTACGAACCAAGATTACAGGCTCTGGTCGGCAATTGCTCATTATCCAAACCATCTTTTTAA
- the qoxD gene encoding cytochrome aa3 quinol oxidase subunit IV, whose product MDKHSKSFPISHVFGFFMSLVLTFGAAWIALQSSLSMKAVMWIIGTLAVAQAGIQLYMFMHINEGDDKVTNNINIIYSAFIAVVIVAGSIWVMTSGHSH is encoded by the coding sequence ATGGATAAGCATTCAAAAAGCTTCCCGATCAGCCATGTCTTTGGATTCTTTATGTCGCTCGTACTAACGTTTGGTGCAGCATGGATTGCCCTGCAGAGCTCCCTTTCAATGAAGGCAGTCATGTGGATCATCGGCACACTGGCAGTTGCTCAGGCCGGTATCCAGCTATACATGTTCATGCACATCAATGAAGGCGATGATAAAGTAACGAATAATATCAATATCATATACTCAGCTTTTATCGCAGTCGTCATTGTTGCAGGATCCATCTGGGTTATGACTTCAGGACACTCGCATTAA
- the fdhD gene encoding formate dehydrogenase accessory sulfurtransferase FdhD, whose amino-acid sequence MEPIEVKREIIRYGNGLAERIEDSIVTEHPVTIKINGTEFATLVCSPDYIEDLVTGFLASEGVIRKYDELEDVWIDGKSGTAHVKTKKLNPYYLNFQGKRYITSCCGAGRQGFVFINDALTAKKMDRVRVKISTRDCFSLMSEMQESSTVFQNTGGVHNAALCQEGKVVISRMDIGRHNALDKIYGYCLKNNIPLTDKILAFSGRISAEILLKASKIGCEIVLSKSAPTALALKLAEDLGITTIGFVRNDSLNVYTGQERVVLG is encoded by the coding sequence CTGGAACCAATTGAAGTGAAACGGGAAATCATCAGATACGGTAACGGACTTGCAGAACGAATTGAGGATAGTATCGTTACAGAACATCCTGTGACTATAAAAATCAATGGGACAGAGTTTGCCACTCTGGTTTGCTCGCCGGATTATATCGAAGACCTTGTCACAGGTTTTTTGGCTTCTGAAGGGGTTATTCGCAAATACGACGAATTAGAAGATGTTTGGATAGATGGTAAGTCAGGCACTGCACATGTAAAAACGAAGAAGTTAAATCCGTATTACCTGAATTTCCAGGGCAAAAGATACATCACATCATGTTGTGGAGCTGGAAGGCAGGGGTTCGTGTTCATAAATGATGCATTGACTGCTAAAAAAATGGACAGGGTACGGGTAAAAATTTCAACACGGGACTGCTTTTCACTTATGAGCGAAATGCAGGAATCATCAACCGTATTTCAGAACACTGGAGGAGTTCATAATGCGGCCCTTTGCCAGGAAGGCAAGGTAGTGATTTCACGCATGGATATTGGGAGACATAATGCCCTAGATAAAATATATGGGTACTGCCTTAAAAACAATATACCGCTCACAGACAAGATTCTTGCTTTCAGCGGCAGGATATCCGCAGAAATCCTCTTGAAAGCATCCAAGATTGGCTGCGAAATTGTTCTTTCAAAATCAGCACCTACTGCCCTTGCCTTAAAACTTGCTGAGGATTTGGGGATAACGACAATAGGTTTTGTTCGCAATGATTCTCTGAATGTATACACGGGACAGGAAAGAGTGGTTCTTGGCTGA